In Melospiza georgiana isolate bMelGeo1 chromosome 8, bMelGeo1.pri, whole genome shotgun sequence, one genomic interval encodes:
- the ADRA2A gene encoding alpha-2A adrenergic receptor, with translation MFNLERPFTERGHFFSSMEYQRQLEEEEGYPPPGTNGTFNDSGAGPGWDAPYPLHTTITLISLASLLMLFTVFGNVLVIIAVFTSRALKAPQNLFLVSLASADILVATLVIPFSLANEVMGYWYFGKVWCEIYLALDVLFCTSSIVHLCAISLDRYWSITQAIEYNLKRTPRRIKCIIFIVWVISAVISFPPLISIEKKSGQQADQGVALCKINDERWYIISSSIGSFFAPCLIMILVYMRIYQIAKRRTRVPPNKRAERPEKKQNGLADKEDLPATAQLNGEKAAGGSGGQEGEVNGIDMEETSSSEHQENNQCKKSEKPSRGKTKTKLSQIKPGDSLPRKTEEERNTKGSRWRGRQNREKRFTFVLAVVIGVFVICWFPFFFTYTLMAVCESCSVPDTLFKFFFWFGYCNSSLNPVIYTIFNHDFRRAFKRILCRIERKRSV, from the coding sequence ATGTTTAACCTGGAGCGCCCGTTCACGGAGAGGGGCCACTTCTTCTCCTCCATGGAGTACCAgcggcagctggaggaggaggagggctaCCCCCCTCCCGGCACTAACGGGACCTTCAACGACAGCGGGGCTGGCCCGGGCTGGGACGCGCCGTACCCTCTGCACACCACCATCACTCTCATCAGCCTGGCCAGCTTGCTCATGCTCTTCACCGTCTTTGGCAACGTCCTGGTCATCATCGCTGTCTTCACCAGCCGGGCACTCAAAGCCCCCCAGAACCTCTTCCTGGTCTCCTTAGCCTCAGCTGACATCCTGGTGGCCACGCTGGTCATCCCCTTCTCGCTGGCAAATGAGGTGATGGGCTACTGGTACTTCGGTAAAGTGTGGTGTGAGATCTACCTGGCCTTGGATGTGCTGTTCTGCACCTCCTCCATCGTGCACCTCTGTGCCATCAGCCTGGACCGGTACTGGTCCATCACACAAGCCATCGAGTACAACCTCAAGCGCACCCCGCGACGCATCAAGTGCATCATCTTCATCGTCTGGGTCATCTCGGCTGTCATCTCCTTCCCACCACTCATCTCCATCGAGAAGAAGAGCGGGCAGCAGGCTGACCAGGGGGTGGCATTGTGCAAGATCAACGATGAGAGGTGGTACATCATCTCTTCTAGCATCGGCTCCTTCTTTGCCCCCTGCCTCATCATGATCCTGGTCTACATGCGCATCTACCAGATAGCCAAGAGGAGGACGAGGGTCCCGCCGAACAAGCGGGCAGAGCGCCCCGAGAAGAAGCAGAATGGCTTGGCTGACAAGGAGGACCTGCCAGCCACGGCGCAGCTCAACggggagaaggcagcaggaggcagTGGCGGGCAAGAGGGAGAGGTCAATGGCATAGACATGGAGGAGACCTCTTCCTCTGAGCACCAGGAGAACAACCAGTGCAAGAAATCGGAGAAACCATCGAGAGGAAAGACCAAGACTAAGCTGAGCCAAATTAAGCCCGGGGACAGTTTGCCCAGGAAgacagaggaggagaggaacaCCAAAGGGTCCCGCTGGAGAGGCAGGCAGAACCGGGAGAAGCGCTTCACCTTTGTGCTGGCAGTGGTGATCGGGGTCTTTGTCATCTGCTGGTTCCCCTTCTTCTTCACCTACACGCTGATGGCCGTCTGTGAGAGCTGCTCCGTGCCCGACACCCTCTTCAAGTTCTTCTTCTGGTTTGGTTACTGCAACAGCTCCTTGAACCCTGTCATCTATACCATTTTCAACCATGACTTCAGACGGGCTTTCAAAAGGATCCTCTGCAGGATAGAGAGGAAAAGGAGTGTTTGA